The DNA window AAAAATTAATTGAAATTTTTAAAAAAAATAAAAAAAATAATATTACTTTCCAACAAAGTGATATTAAATTTCCTGATGCTTTTGATTCTTTAACTATAGCAAAAAGAAAATTTAAATTAGGTCAATTTATAACGTTAGAGAAAATATTACCAGTTTATTTAAATAATAATTTATTAAAGTAATAATAAAAAACCCGCAGATGCGGGTTTTTTATTATTCTGACTGTTAAGTTATTACAAACTGATAACGTTAGCAGCAGATGGACCTTTTGCACCGTCAGTAATTTCAAACTCAACACGTTGTCCTTCGGATAGAGTTTTGAAACCATTGCTTTGGATAGCAGAAAAATGTACAAAAACATCTTTACTACCATCTTCCGGAGTAATGAAACCGAATCCTTTTGATTCATTAAACCACTTAACGTTACCTTTAATTTTGGACATCTATATTACCTTTACATGAAAATAGACACTGAAAAATATGTCAACATATAGTAAATCAATTTTATTAAGTTTTGTCTAGTAAAATTAATAATTTTTATTAACTTTTAAGAAAAAAAGCTTAAAAAACAATATTTTTTTTTTTTTCTATACTAAAATGGAATATCATCATCAAAATCTATAGATTCTTTTTCTAAAGAAGACGATTCATCCTTAATTTTGTTTTGTTCAGAACTTTTTTCTTTTTTTGATAACTTATCCCAATTTTCATTATTACTAAAATGAGACTTATCTTGAGAATTATTTTGTCTATTTCCTCCTAAAATTTGCATAGTACTACCATTAATACTATTAATAATAATTTCTGTTATATAACGATCGTGATTATTTTGATCTTGCCATTTTCTTGTACGTAGTTGTCCTTCAATATATACTTGAGATCCTTTTTTTAAATATTCTCCAGCAATTTCTGCAAGTTTACCAAAAATAACTACACGATGCCATTCCGTTGTTTCACGATTTTCTCCTGTCTGTTTATCACGCCAATTCTCAGATGTTGCAACATTTAAATTAATTACAGCATTTCCATTTGGCATATAACGCAATTCAGGATCTTGTCCTAAATAACCCACTAAAATAACTTTATTTATACCTCTACCCATTTAGTTGTCCTAAAGTTTATATTTTAAATATTAGAAATATTATATTTTATATAATTTTTTTATTTTTAATCTAGTTTTCTTTTTTTTAATACTTGATACATTCATAAAATGAATGAATTTATTAAAATTATTTTAATATATAATGCGATTTATTTTCTGGTTGATAATTAATAAAAATTATTAAATTCATTATGCATGCACCTAATAATGATATAAATAAAATACGGAAAGAAAATACACTTAATGATCCTATTAAAACTAAAATATCAAAAAATATCTGTACAGCACCTGCACGTAATCCTATTTTTTCTTGTAAAAATAATGATAAAATATTTATACCACCTAAACTAGATTTATGACGAAATAAAATAATTAGACCCACTGCTATTAATATGTTTCCTAAAATAATTGCATAAAAAGGATTTATTATATAAAAACGAAAAAAAAATAAATGAAAATGAACAAAAATTGAAACTAACCCAACAGAAAAAAAAGTTTTTAATATAAATTCTATTCCCATAAATCGTAGTGCAAGAATATAGAAAGGTAAATTAATAATAAAAAAAATTTTACTGAAAGAAAAAGAACTAAACTTGCTAAAAATAAAAGCAATTCCAGCCATACTTCCAATAATTGCACCAACTTCTTTTAGAAAAGTAATTCCTAAGGAAATCATTATCGCGCCTAAAAAAATAGCTAAAAAATCTTCTATATAAGAAAATTGATAATGATTCTTAACAAGATTTTGCATAAAATTTCCAACATTAACATATTTTATGCAAAAATATAATTTATATAAAAAAAGTTATATAGATTACTT is part of the Candidatus Tachikawaea gelatinosa genome and encodes:
- the cspE gene encoding transcription antiterminator/RNA stability regulator CspE, with protein sequence MSKIKGNVKWFNESKGFGFITPEDGSKDVFVHFSAIQSNGFKTLSEGQRVEFEITDGAKGPSAANVISL
- the ssb gene encoding single-stranded DNA-binding protein; protein product: MGRGINKVILVGYLGQDPELRYMPNGNAVINLNVATSENWRDKQTGENRETTEWHRVVIFGKLAEIAGEYLKKGSQVYIEGQLRTRKWQDQNNHDRYITEIIINSINGSTMQILGGNRQNNSQDKSHFSNNENWDKLSKKEKSSEQNKIKDESSSLEKESIDFDDDIPF
- a CDS encoding YitT family protein, coding for MQNLVKNHYQFSYIEDFLAIFLGAIMISLGITFLKEVGAIIGSMAGIAFIFSKFSSFSFSKIFFIINLPFYILALRFMGIEFILKTFFSVGLVSIFVHFHLFFFRFYIINPFYAIILGNILIAVGLIILFRHKSSLGGINILSLFLQEKIGLRAGAVQIFFDILVLIGSLSVFSFRILFISLLGACIMNLIIFINYQPENKSHYILK